A segment of the Corynebacterium resistens DSM 45100 genome:
CGTCTTTTCATCCAAGAGTGCAGACGGCGCTTCCTCGATCACCTTTTGATGGCGGCGCTGCAGGGAGCATTCGCGCTCCCCCAAGTGCACGACGTTCCCGTGGGAATCGGCGACAATCTGCACCTCGATGTGTCGCGGGGTATCCACGAAGTGTTCCATGAACAACGTGTCGTCGCCGAAAGAGCTCGCCGCTTCACGGCGCGCGGATTTCAACGCAGCGGGCAGCTTGTCGATCTCTTCTACCCGGTGCATACCCTTTCCACCACCACCGGCGGAAGGCTTGATGAGAACCGGGAACCCAATGTCCGGGGCTGCTGCGATGATGTCGTCATCACTGAGCCCGGGGCGTGAGATTCCCGGCACGGTCGGTACATCGCGGGATTCCACGGTGGCGCGGGCCGTAATCTTGTCGCCCATCTTTTCCATAGCGCTGGCAGGCGGCCCGATGAAGGTGATGCCCTCTTTTTCACAACGCGCTGCGAATTCCGCGTTTTCAGACAGAAAGCCGTAGCCAGGATGAATGGCTTGCGCTCCTGCGCTGTGAGCTGCAGCGATGACCTTATCGATGTTGAGGTAAGACTCTGAGGCAGCCGCTGGTCCGATGTGAACCGCCTTGTCGGCTGCGAGAACGTGCGGGGCAGCGGCGTCGGCGTCGGAATAAATAGCGACAGCCTGCAACCCCATGGCGTGAACGGTGCGAATAACCCGCACGGCGATTTCGCCGCGATTGGCGATGAGAACAGTGTTAAAAGTCATGATTGAAGTGCTCCTGTTCCTACATGCGGAAGACACCGAACTTGCCACGCTCGCCAGTAGGGGCTTGCGCGCAGATGTCCAGCGCCATCGCGAGGGTGCGGCGGGTATCGGCAGGGTCGATCACGCCGTCATCCCATAGGCGGGCAGTGGAATACCAGCAGGTGGATTTCTCGTCGAACATCTCACGGATGGGTTTTTCGAAGTCCTCTTGTTCCTGCTCAGACCATGTTCCACCCCGGCGTTCGATCTGAGCGCGCCGGACGGTGGATAGGGTCATTGCGGCCTGCGGGCCACCCATCACGGAAATGCGGGCATTGGGCCACATCCACAAGAAGCGCGGCGAGTAGGCGCGCCCACACATGGAGTAGTTTCCAGCTCCGAATGCGCCACCGGTGACCACTGTGAGCTTCGGAACGGAGGCCGTGGCCACGGCGTTGACCATCTTTGCGCCGTGCTTTGCGATGCCACCTTCTTCGTATTGGCGGCCAACCATGAAGCCGGTGGTGTTCTGCAGGAAGACGATGGGGATGCCGCGCTGTTCGCACAGTTCGATGAAATGCGCCCCCTTGACGGCAGCTTCCGCGAAGATCACACCGTTGTTGGCGATGAAACCCACAGCATGGCCTTCCAGTCTGGCGAAAGCCGTGACGATGGAGGTGCCGTATTCCGCTTTGAATTCGTGGATGCTGTTTTCGTCCGCCAGGGTTTCGATGACGTCGTGCGCGTCGTAGGGGATCTTCGGGTCTGTCGGCACGATGTCGTAGAGGTCGGTTTGTGGCCGTGGGGCCGGCACGGGCACCTTCTTCAACCAGGGCGCTGGCTTGGATTCCGGCAGAGTGGCGATGATTTCTCGCATGCGCCGCAGGGCATCACTATCGTCCGACGCCAAATGGTCCGTGACACCGGAAATCCGGGAGTGCATGGCTCCACCACCGAGTTCTTCCGGGGTAACGTCCTCGCCCGTTGCGGCTTTCACCAGTGGTGGTCCGGCGAGGAAGATGGTGCCCTGGTTTTCAACGATGATGGATTCATCGCTCATGGCGGGGACATATGCGCCCCCTGCAGTGCAGGAGCCCATGACTGCCGAGAGCTGTGGGATACCCTTGGCGGACATATTGGCCTGGTTGAAAAAGATGCGCCCGAAGTGATCGCGATCCGGGAAAACCTCATCTTGGTTAAGCAGCATCGCGCCGCCGGAATCGACGAGGTAGACGCAAGGCAGATGATTAGTTTCGGCGATTTCTTGGGCGCGGAGGTGCTTCTTCACCGTCATTGGGTAGTAGGTCCCGCCAGAGACAGTGGCATCGTTAGCAGCAACCATGCAGAGGCGCCCTTCAATGAGACCAACGCCGGCGATGATGCCCGCCGCTGGGGCTTTGCCATCGTACATTCCCTCGGCGGCTAGTGGAGCTATCTCAAGAAACGGACTCCCTGGATCCAGCAAGTTATTAATGCGATCGCGGGGTAGCAGTTTGCCACGCGATACATGCCGTTCGCGGGCTTTGTCCCCTCCCCCGCGTGCAGCGCGATTCAATCGGTCTCGAAGTTCAGCGACCAATTCGCGATGCAATGCAACACTTGAACGCGCCGTCATCGGATGTCTCCCTTCCCACAACAGTTAGTGACAATTAACCGTTCCAATTAAGGGAAACACTAGTGTGCCCTAGCCCACATTTGTGCTCATATTTTGTTTTGCCTACAAAAAAGAATACTGCCACCCCCTTCCGGGGTAGATCCAGTGGCACCTACCAGCAACGAAAGCACACCTAACGAATACGAACGAGCGCCCGGGCAGCAAGGGCCACTTGCCGTCGGAGTACAGATTTCCCAGCCCAGCGCGTGGTGTTCTGCGAAGAATTGATCATCCCGGTAACTAACTGAGCAGTAATTTTCCCCGCCTCCCCCTTGAAAGACGGATCGAAAGCTGCCAAAGATTTTGCCCACAACGCTAGATAATGCCCCTGCGCTGCCCGCACTTTTTCACGGCCTTCATCAGCTAGGCGAAACAATTCGCGCTGGTGAAGCCGGATGAGTTCCGGCTGGCTTAGCGCGAAGTCAATATGGAAATCCAGCAGGGTCTCTAGTTGATCACGTGGATCATCAACCCCATCGAGCAGTTTCTTGGCTTCCTTCAAAAGATGCTCCGAGATGCCAGTAAGCAACTCGTTGAGGATTTCCTCCTTGCCCGAAAAGTGCCTATACACTGCGGGGCCACTGACACCTACCGCCTCCCCGAGGTCTTCCAGACGCATGTCGTGATACCCCTTCACGCTCATGATGTCGGCGGCAGCACGCAACATCTGCACACGGCGCGTTTTCTTTGCGGCCACG
Coding sequences within it:
- a CDS encoding acyl-CoA carboxylase subunit beta — its product is MTARSSVALHRELVAELRDRLNRAARGGGDKARERHVSRGKLLPRDRINNLLDPGSPFLEIAPLAAEGMYDGKAPAAGIIAGVGLIEGRLCMVAANDATVSGGTYYPMTVKKHLRAQEIAETNHLPCVYLVDSGGAMLLNQDEVFPDRDHFGRIFFNQANMSAKGIPQLSAVMGSCTAGGAYVPAMSDESIIVENQGTIFLAGPPLVKAATGEDVTPEELGGGAMHSRISGVTDHLASDDSDALRRMREIIATLPESKPAPWLKKVPVPAPRPQTDLYDIVPTDPKIPYDAHDVIETLADENSIHEFKAEYGTSIVTAFARLEGHAVGFIANNGVIFAEAAVKGAHFIELCEQRGIPIVFLQNTTGFMVGRQYEEGGIAKHGAKMVNAVATASVPKLTVVTGGAFGAGNYSMCGRAYSPRFLWMWPNARISVMGGPQAAMTLSTVRRAQIERRGGTWSEQEQEDFEKPIREMFDEKSTCWYSTARLWDDGVIDPADTRRTLAMALDICAQAPTGERGKFGVFRM
- a CDS encoding TetR/AcrR family transcriptional regulator, encoding MSCTFPPLPNVEDESPRVAAKKTRRVQMLRAAADIMSVKGYHDMRLEDLGEAVGVSGPAVYRHFSGKEEILNELLTGISEHLLKEAKKLLDGVDDPRDQLETLLDFHIDFALSQPELIRLHQRELFRLADEGREKVRAAQGHYLALWAKSLAAFDPSFKGEAGKITAQLVTGMINSSQNTTRWAGKSVLRRQVALAARALVRIR